One Streptomyces coeruleorubidus DNA segment encodes these proteins:
- a CDS encoding branched-chain amino acid ABC transporter permease — protein MTETTKTPAPDAVPTPPAPRGLIPLPEAAARALLLAGGIATAASAFLAWTWTDEFPGDLTINGYPGGLQWLTFTAGVLTALFALASYGIRGLGWLLPARNNAPLVLTALGGFAVTWFTVIAISAELGGVVNLEPGGWIAAIASLLPLLGAFALPQERGTDGTKEALKAYIAKPDRIPAAQASSGWVQRAVITVATIIGLGVFTYGIDTEYGELFVGYLFVVTFAMWALHTAGLLDRFSALVAANRSFTLAMGFAAAIAFPFTQTDDHYANIGVNILIFGTVALGLNIVVGLAGLLDLGYVAFLGVGAYTAALVSGSEFSTISGVQFPFWASALTGAAASLVFGVLIGAPTLRLRGDYLAIVTLGFGEIFRIAVNNMDGDSGPDLTNGPNGIPSIPDLNMFGFNFGQAHDIGGFTLGRFANYYLLMVLIMAIVVLVYTRAADSRIGRSWIAIREDETAATAMGINGFRVKLVAFALGAALAGLAGTVSAHVTYSVVPTPYQFAGSTPPNSAFLLAAVVLGGMGTVAGPLLGAALLYLLPEKLVFLQDKSLLAFGIALILLMRFRPEGIIANRRRQLEFHETGQLDVPKQTTLTDEPAVTKAGA, from the coding sequence ATGACCGAGACGACCAAGACCCCCGCCCCGGACGCCGTGCCCACCCCGCCCGCACCCCGCGGCCTGATACCGCTGCCCGAAGCGGCCGCCCGCGCCCTCCTGCTCGCCGGCGGCATCGCCACCGCGGCCTCCGCCTTCCTCGCCTGGACCTGGACCGACGAGTTCCCCGGCGACCTCACCATCAACGGCTACCCCGGCGGCCTGCAGTGGCTCACCTTCACCGCCGGCGTCCTCACCGCACTGTTCGCGCTCGCCTCGTACGGCATCCGCGGCCTGGGCTGGCTGCTGCCCGCCCGCAACAACGCACCCCTCGTCCTCACCGCCCTCGGCGGCTTCGCCGTCACCTGGTTCACGGTCATCGCCATCAGCGCCGAACTCGGCGGTGTCGTCAACCTCGAACCCGGCGGCTGGATCGCGGCCATCGCCTCCCTCCTGCCCCTCCTCGGCGCCTTCGCCCTCCCCCAGGAGCGGGGCACCGACGGCACGAAGGAAGCCCTCAAGGCCTACATCGCCAAACCCGACCGCATCCCCGCCGCCCAGGCCAGCAGCGGCTGGGTCCAGCGGGCAGTGATCACCGTCGCCACCATCATCGGCCTCGGCGTCTTCACCTACGGCATCGACACCGAATACGGCGAACTCTTCGTCGGCTACCTCTTCGTCGTCACCTTCGCCATGTGGGCGCTGCACACCGCCGGCCTCCTCGACCGCTTCTCCGCACTGGTCGCCGCCAACCGCAGCTTCACCCTCGCCATGGGCTTCGCCGCGGCCATCGCCTTCCCCTTCACCCAAACCGACGACCACTACGCCAACATCGGCGTCAACATCCTGATCTTCGGGACGGTCGCCCTCGGCCTCAACATCGTCGTCGGCCTCGCCGGACTCCTCGACCTCGGATACGTCGCCTTCCTCGGCGTCGGCGCCTACACCGCCGCCCTCGTCTCCGGCTCCGAGTTCTCCACCATCTCCGGCGTCCAGTTCCCCTTCTGGGCCTCCGCCCTCACCGGCGCCGCAGCCTCCCTCGTCTTCGGCGTCCTCATCGGCGCCCCGACCCTGCGCCTGCGCGGCGACTACCTCGCCATCGTCACCCTCGGCTTCGGAGAGATCTTCCGCATCGCCGTCAACAACATGGACGGCGACTCAGGCCCGGACCTCACCAACGGGCCCAACGGCATCCCGTCCATCCCCGACCTGAACATGTTCGGGTTCAACTTCGGCCAGGCCCACGACATCGGCGGATTCACCCTCGGCCGGTTCGCCAACTACTACCTACTGATGGTCCTCATCATGGCCATCGTGGTCCTGGTGTACACGCGTGCGGCGGACTCCCGCATCGGCCGCTCCTGGATCGCCATCCGCGAGGACGAGACCGCCGCCACCGCCATGGGCATCAACGGCTTCCGCGTCAAGCTCGTCGCCTTCGCCCTCGGCGCCGCACTCGCCGGCCTCGCCGGCACCGTCAGCGCCCACGTCACCTACAGCGTGGTCCCCACGCCATACCAGTTCGCCGGCTCCACCCCGCCCAACTCCGCGTTCCTCCTGGCCGCGGTCGTCCTCGGCGGCATGGGCACGGTCGCCGGACCGCTCCTCGGCGCGGCCCTGCTCTACCTGCTCCCCGAAAAGCTGGTGTTCCTCCAGGACAAGTCGCTCCTGGCCTTCGGCATCGCGCTCATCCTGCTGATGCGCTTCCGCCCCGAAGGCATCATCGCCAACCGCCGGCGCCAGCTCGAATTCCACGAGACCGGCCAACTCGACGTACCCAAACAGACCACGCTGACCGACGAACCGGCCGTCACCAAGGCGGGGGCGTAA
- a CDS encoding ABC transporter ATP-binding protein, with protein MTTPVLEARDVTMRFGGLTAVRSVDFTVNSGEIVGLIGPNGAGKTTFFNCLTGLYVPTEGTVSYKGTVLPPKPHLVTQAGIARTFQNIRLFANMTVLENVLVGRHTRTKEGLWSALLRGPGFKKAERASEERAMELLEFIGLAHKRDHLARNLPYGEQRKLEIARALASEPGLLLLDEPTAGMNPQETRATEELVFAIRDKGVAVLLIEHDMRFVFNLCDRVAVLVQGEKLVEGTSEVVQADERVIAAYLGEPFEGDPGEAEAAEVEAAEAAAEAAADAPSTASSTKGEAK; from the coding sequence ATGACCACACCTGTACTCGAAGCACGCGACGTCACGATGCGCTTCGGCGGCCTTACCGCCGTCCGCTCCGTCGACTTCACGGTCAACTCCGGCGAGATCGTCGGACTGATCGGCCCCAACGGCGCCGGCAAGACCACCTTCTTCAACTGCCTGACCGGCCTGTACGTCCCGACGGAAGGCACGGTCTCCTACAAGGGCACCGTCCTGCCGCCCAAACCCCACCTGGTCACCCAGGCCGGCATCGCCCGGACCTTCCAGAACATCCGCCTGTTCGCCAACATGACGGTCCTGGAAAACGTCCTCGTCGGCCGCCACACACGGACCAAAGAGGGATTGTGGTCCGCCCTCCTGCGCGGCCCCGGCTTCAAGAAGGCCGAACGCGCCAGCGAGGAACGCGCCATGGAACTCCTCGAGTTCATCGGCCTCGCCCACAAGCGCGACCACCTGGCACGCAACCTCCCCTACGGCGAACAGCGCAAGCTGGAGATCGCGCGCGCCCTGGCCAGCGAGCCCGGCCTGCTCCTGCTCGACGAGCCGACGGCCGGCATGAACCCCCAGGAGACCCGGGCCACCGAGGAACTCGTCTTCGCCATCCGCGACAAGGGCGTCGCCGTCCTCCTCATCGAGCACGACATGCGCTTCGTGTTCAACCTGTGCGACCGCGTCGCCGTCCTCGTCCAGGGCGAGAAGCTCGTCGAGGGCACCTCCGAAGTCGTCCAGGCCGACGAGCGCGTCATCGCCGCCTACCTGGGAGAGCCGTTCGAAGGCGACCCCGGAGAGGCCGAAGCCGCGGAGGTCGAAGCAGCCGAGGCCGCCGCCGAAGCCGCCGCCGACGCGCCCAGCACCGCCAGCAGCACCAAGGGAGAAGCCAAGTGA
- a CDS encoding ABC transporter ATP-binding protein, producing MTALLEVEDLRVSYGKIEAVKGISFTVEAGQVVTLIGTNGAGKTTTLRTLSGLLKPTSGKIVFDGKPLSGVPAHKIVALGLAHSPEGRHIFPRLTIAENLQLGAFLRKDKEGIEKDIQRAYDLFPILGERRKQAAGTLSGGEQQMLAMGRALMSRPKLLMLDEPSMGLSPIMMQKIMATISELKSQGTTILLVEQNAQAALSLADQGHVMEVGNVVLSGTGQDLLHDESVRKAYLGED from the coding sequence GTGACCGCACTCCTCGAGGTCGAGGACCTCCGGGTCTCCTACGGCAAGATCGAAGCCGTCAAAGGCATCTCCTTCACCGTCGAGGCCGGCCAGGTCGTCACTCTCATCGGCACCAACGGCGCCGGCAAGACGACCACCCTGCGCACGCTGTCGGGCCTGCTGAAGCCGACGTCCGGGAAGATCGTCTTCGACGGCAAGCCGTTGAGCGGGGTACCCGCCCACAAGATCGTCGCCCTCGGCCTCGCCCACTCCCCCGAAGGCCGGCACATCTTCCCCCGCCTCACCATCGCGGAGAACCTCCAGCTCGGCGCGTTCCTCCGCAAGGACAAGGAAGGCATCGAGAAGGACATCCAGCGGGCCTACGACCTCTTCCCCATCCTCGGGGAACGCAGGAAGCAGGCCGCGGGAACCCTCTCCGGCGGCGAACAGCAGATGCTCGCCATGGGCCGCGCCCTGATGTCCCGGCCCAAGCTCCTCATGCTCGACGAGCCCTCCATGGGCCTCTCCCCGATCATGATGCAGAAGATCATGGCGACGATCTCCGAGCTGAAGTCCCAGGGCACGACCATCCTGCTCGTCGAACAGAACGCCCAGGCCGCGCTCTCGCTCGCCGATCAGGGCCACGTCATGGAGGTCGGCAACGTCGTCCTGTCCGGGACGGGGCAGGACCTGCTGCACGACGAGTCGGTACGGAAGGCGTACCTGGGCGAGGACTGA
- a CDS encoding ANTAR domain-containing response regulator, with amino-acid sequence MSAPESPQPVDVPDEDNSHVPPMTTRVVIAEDEALIRLDLKEMLEEEGYTVVGEAGDGEQAVELAREHRPDLVILDVKMPKLDGISAAEKIAEESIAPVLMLTAFSQRDLVERARDAGAMAYLVKPFSKTDVVPAIEMAVSRFTELKELEKEVADLTLRLETRKLVDRAKSILQTEYGLTEPAAFRWIQKTSMDRRMSMQQVAEAVIQDAEEKKANKG; translated from the coding sequence GTGAGCGCCCCCGAGTCGCCCCAGCCTGTTGACGTGCCTGATGAGGACAACTCGCACGTGCCTCCGATGACGACCCGGGTCGTCATCGCCGAGGACGAGGCCCTGATCCGGCTCGATCTCAAAGAGATGCTGGAGGAGGAGGGGTACACCGTCGTCGGTGAGGCCGGGGACGGGGAGCAGGCCGTGGAGCTGGCTCGTGAGCACCGCCCCGACCTGGTGATCCTGGACGTGAAGATGCCGAAGCTGGACGGTATCTCCGCGGCGGAGAAGATCGCCGAGGAGAGCATCGCGCCGGTGCTGATGCTGACCGCCTTCTCGCAGCGCGACCTCGTGGAGCGGGCCCGGGACGCCGGTGCCATGGCGTACCTGGTGAAGCCGTTCAGCAAGACGGACGTCGTGCCGGCGATCGAGATGGCCGTCTCGCGTTTCACGGAGCTGAAGGAGCTGGAGAAGGAGGTCGCGGACCTCACGCTGCGGCTGGAGACGCGGAAGCTGGTTGACCGGGCCAAGTCCATCCTGCAGACGGAGTACGGGCTGACCGAGCCCGCCGCGTTCCGGTGGATCCAGAAGACGTCGATGGACCGGCGGATGTCTATGCAGCAGGTCGCGGAGGCGGTCATCCAGGACGCGGAGGAGAAGAAGGCCAACAAGGGCTGA
- a CDS encoding helix-turn-helix domain-containing protein, whose protein sequence is MYDVSTRERALALVAQGRSLNSVSRETGISRAAIRSWQDRLEPLPRMAAPPDPGPPADECAYAYLLGLHLGDGCISGHPRGTGYYLRIACANSWPGLIEACESAMRTTNPTGCASRVQAQGYVSVVSYSRHWPYFFPQHGPGKKHERRIALEPWQQVIVDNHPWEFIRGLIHSDGCRITNWTTRLVGGERKRYEYPRYFFTNLSADIIGLFTITLDQVGVEWKQTNARNISVARKPSVALMDAHVGPKY, encoded by the coding sequence ATGTACGACGTCAGTACACGCGAGCGAGCGCTCGCGCTGGTGGCCCAGGGCCGCAGCCTGAATTCGGTGAGCCGTGAGACAGGCATCTCGCGGGCCGCGATCCGTTCCTGGCAGGACCGCCTTGAGCCGCTGCCCCGTATGGCAGCACCTCCAGACCCCGGTCCGCCCGCCGACGAGTGCGCGTACGCCTACCTTCTGGGTCTCCATCTCGGCGATGGCTGCATCAGCGGCCACCCTCGCGGCACCGGCTATTACCTGAGAATCGCGTGCGCGAACTCTTGGCCCGGTCTGATCGAAGCATGCGAGAGTGCCATGCGCACCACCAACCCGACCGGGTGCGCCTCTCGCGTTCAGGCTCAGGGATACGTCTCAGTGGTCAGCTACAGCAGGCACTGGCCGTACTTCTTCCCCCAGCACGGACCCGGCAAGAAACACGAACGCCGCATCGCCCTCGAACCCTGGCAACAGGTCATCGTCGACAACCACCCCTGGGAGTTCATCCGGGGGCTTATCCACTCCGACGGCTGCCGGATCACCAACTGGACGACCCGCCTCGTGGGCGGTGAGCGGAAGCGCTACGAATATCCCCGGTACTTCTTCACCAACCTCTCGGCCGACATCATCGGGCTCTTTACCATCACCCTCGACCAGGTCGGCGTCGAGTGGAAGCAGACCAACGCACGCAACATCTCCGTCGCCCGCAAACCCTCCGTAGCCCTCATGGACGCCCACGTAGGACCCAAATACTGA
- the pyk gene encoding pyruvate kinase, translated as MRRAKIVCTLGPATDSYDQIKALVDAGMDVARFNLSHGGHAEHEERYHRVRKAADETGRSVGILADLQGPKIRLGRFTEGPVLLERGDTFTITVEEGVEGDRTICGTTYAGLADDVTTGQRILVDDGKVCLEVTEVDGPRVHTTVVEGGVISDHKGLNLPGVAVSVPALSKKDEDDLRWALRTGADVIALSFVRTGRDIQDVHRIMDEEGRRLPVIAKVEKPQAVESIDDIVAAFDGIMVARGDLGVEMPLEQVPIVQKRAIKLAKRNAKPVIVATQMLDSMIDNARPTRAEASDVANAVIDGTDAVMLSGETSVGKHATETVRTMARIVEAAEEDILAKGLPPLTEHNKPRTQGGAVARAAAEMGDFLGARFLVAFTQSGDTARRLSRYRSPIPLLAFTPDQATRSQLSLTWGVETFLGPCVDSTDAMVDQVDELLLRYGRCQKGDTVVITAGSPPGVSGSTNMVRVHHIGEDDSPK; from the coding sequence ATGCGCCGAGCAAAGATCGTCTGTACCCTTGGGCCCGCCACCGACTCGTACGACCAGATCAAAGCACTGGTCGACGCCGGAATGGACGTAGCCCGCTTCAACCTCAGCCACGGCGGACACGCCGAACACGAGGAGCGCTACCACCGAGTGCGAAAGGCCGCCGACGAAACGGGCCGCAGTGTCGGCATCCTCGCCGACCTTCAAGGCCCGAAAATCCGGCTCGGCCGCTTCACCGAAGGCCCCGTACTCCTTGAACGCGGCGACACCTTCACCATCACCGTCGAAGAAGGCGTCGAAGGCGACCGAACCATCTGCGGCACCACCTACGCCGGACTCGCGGACGACGTCACCACCGGCCAACGCATCCTCGTCGACGACGGCAAGGTCTGCCTGGAGGTCACCGAGGTCGACGGCCCCCGCGTCCACACCACGGTCGTCGAAGGCGGCGTCATCTCCGACCACAAGGGCCTCAACCTCCCCGGCGTCGCCGTCTCCGTCCCCGCCCTCTCCAAAAAAGACGAGGACGACCTCCGCTGGGCCCTGCGCACCGGCGCCGACGTCATCGCCCTCTCCTTCGTCCGCACCGGCCGCGACATCCAGGACGTCCACCGCATCATGGACGAGGAAGGCCGCCGGCTCCCCGTCATCGCCAAGGTCGAAAAACCCCAGGCGGTGGAGAGCATCGACGACATCGTCGCGGCGTTCGACGGCATCATGGTCGCGCGCGGAGACCTCGGCGTCGAAATGCCGCTGGAACAGGTTCCGATCGTTCAAAAGCGCGCCATCAAACTGGCGAAGCGCAACGCCAAACCGGTGATTGTGGCGACCCAGATGCTCGACTCGATGATCGACAACGCCCGCCCGACACGTGCGGAAGCCTCCGACGTCGCCAACGCGGTCATCGACGGCACGGACGCCGTCATGCTCTCCGGCGAAACGAGCGTCGGCAAACACGCGACCGAAACGGTCAGGACAATGGCCCGCATCGTCGAAGCGGCGGAGGAAGACATCCTGGCCAAAGGCCTCCCGCCGCTCACGGAACACAACAAACCCCGCACCCAGGGCGGCGCGGTAGCCCGGGCGGCAGCCGAAATGGGCGACTTCCTGGGCGCGCGATTCCTGGTCGCCTTCACCCAGTCCGGCGACACGGCCCGCCGCCTCTCCCGCTACCGCTCCCCGATCCCCCTCCTCGCCTTCACCCCCGACCAGGCCACCCGCTCCCAGCTCAGCCTGACCTGGGGCGTCGAGACGTTCCTCGGCCCCTGCGTGGACTCCACGGACGCGATGGTCGACCAGGTCGACGAACTACTCCTGCGCTACGGCCGCTGCCAGAAGGGCGACACGGTCGTCATCACGGCCGGCTCACCTCCCGGCGTCTCCGGCTCCACGAACATGGTCCGCGTCCACCACATCGGCGAGGACGACAGCCCGAAGTAG
- a CDS encoding SIMPL domain-containing protein, with translation MTAPTADPSQPAVPYGTPDAPRIAVRGEARLEVDPEIARIGITVAARGRDRRSALDDLTRRNAGVLDLVKSYGDAVERLETGAFSITPELTKHGRGERVRTYHGSVHVTAELTDFTALGELTTRLADLELTRVDGPWWALRPDSPAHREARKKAVREAVQRAREYAEALGTTLSALVELADIGAENAPPPYPQAPGRARSAAFGAAENAPAAPLDLEPQRQRVHAQINARFTMVPPQL, from the coding sequence ATGACCGCGCCCACGGCAGACCCCTCCCAGCCCGCCGTCCCCTACGGCACACCCGACGCCCCCCGCATCGCCGTCCGCGGCGAGGCCCGCCTCGAAGTCGACCCCGAGATCGCCCGCATAGGCATCACCGTCGCCGCCCGCGGCCGCGACCGCCGCTCCGCCCTCGACGACCTCACCCGCCGCAACGCCGGCGTCCTCGACCTCGTGAAGTCCTACGGCGACGCCGTCGAACGCCTGGAGACCGGCGCCTTCTCCATCACCCCCGAACTCACCAAGCACGGCCGCGGCGAACGCGTCCGCACCTACCACGGCAGCGTCCACGTCACCGCCGAACTCACCGACTTCACCGCCCTCGGCGAACTCACCACCCGCCTCGCCGACCTGGAACTCACCCGCGTGGACGGCCCCTGGTGGGCCCTGCGCCCCGACTCGCCCGCCCATCGCGAAGCCCGCAAGAAGGCCGTACGGGAAGCCGTCCAGCGCGCCCGCGAGTACGCCGAGGCACTCGGCACCACCCTCTCCGCCCTGGTCGAACTCGCCGACATCGGCGCCGAGAACGCCCCGCCGCCCTACCCCCAGGCCCCCGGCCGCGCACGCTCCGCCGCCTTCGGCGCCGCCGAGAACGCCCCGGCGGCCCCCCTCGACCTCGAACCCCAGCGCCAGCGGGTCCACGCCCAGATCAACGCCCGCTTCACGATGGTGCCGCCGCAGCTCTAG
- a CDS encoding bifunctional metallophosphatase/5'-nucleotidase, with protein MPLNRRKFLEKSAVTGAGVALAGAVGAPGAQAAEARADKRGAKRYAFTVLGTTDLHGNVFNWDYFTDKEFDDKDHNDVGLAKVSTLVNRVREEKGRRNTLLIDAGDTIQGTQLSYYYAKVDPITAEGGPVHPMAQAMNAMGYDAAALGNHEFNYGIPVLRKFEQQCRFPLLGANALDAKTLRPAFAPYSMHRLRTPFGRDVKVAVLGLTNPGIAIWDKANVQGKMTFPGLEEQAAKWVPKLRSMGADVVIVSAHSGSSGTSSYGDQLPYIENAAGLVAEQVPGIDAILVGHAHTEIPEYFVTNKKTGKQVVLSEPLKWGQRLTLFDFELVWEKGCWKVEKVGARVLNSNTVEEDPKIVRLLSDEHEKVVAYVNQVIGTNAAEMTSAEAPYKDVPIIDLINRIQADTVKQALAGTEHASLPVLSQAACFSRSARIPAGEVTIRDVAGLYVFENTLEARLMTGAQMKAYLEFSANYFVQTAPGAAVDPAKLTNANGTPDYNYDVVSGLAYEIDIAKPAGSRVTNVRFGGQPLADDATFVFAVNNYRANGGGNFPHVAAAQLLWSNSEEIRNTMIAWVKAKGSIDPAEFAAVDWKLTRNGTPVF; from the coding sequence ATGCCGTTGAACCGCCGGAAGTTCCTGGAGAAGTCCGCCGTGACCGGGGCGGGGGTGGCGTTGGCCGGTGCGGTCGGGGCGCCGGGTGCGCAGGCGGCCGAGGCGCGCGCGGACAAGCGGGGCGCGAAGCGGTACGCCTTCACCGTGCTGGGGACGACGGACCTGCACGGGAACGTATTCAACTGGGACTACTTCACGGACAAGGAGTTCGACGACAAGGACCACAACGACGTCGGTCTCGCCAAGGTCTCGACCCTGGTGAACCGCGTCCGCGAGGAGAAGGGCCGCCGCAACACGCTGCTGATCGACGCGGGCGACACCATCCAGGGCACGCAGCTGTCGTACTACTACGCCAAGGTCGACCCGATCACGGCCGAGGGCGGCCCGGTGCATCCGATGGCGCAGGCCATGAACGCCATGGGTTACGACGCGGCGGCGCTCGGCAACCACGAGTTCAACTACGGCATCCCGGTGCTGCGGAAGTTCGAGCAGCAGTGCCGTTTCCCGCTGCTGGGCGCGAACGCGCTGGACGCGAAGACGCTGCGGCCCGCTTTCGCGCCGTACAGCATGCACCGGCTGCGCACGCCGTTCGGGCGGGATGTGAAGGTGGCGGTGCTGGGTCTGACGAACCCGGGGATCGCGATCTGGGACAAGGCGAACGTGCAGGGGAAGATGACGTTCCCGGGTCTGGAGGAGCAGGCGGCGAAGTGGGTGCCGAAGCTGCGGTCGATGGGCGCGGACGTCGTCATCGTGTCGGCGCACAGCGGTTCGTCGGGGACGTCGTCCTACGGTGACCAGCTGCCGTACATCGAGAACGCGGCCGGGCTGGTGGCCGAGCAGGTGCCGGGCATCGACGCGATCCTGGTCGGGCACGCGCACACGGAGATCCCCGAGTACTTCGTGACCAACAAGAAGACGGGCAAGCAGGTCGTGCTGTCCGAGCCGCTGAAGTGGGGGCAGCGGCTCACGCTCTTCGACTTCGAGTTGGTCTGGGAGAAGGGCTGCTGGAAGGTCGAGAAGGTGGGCGCGCGGGTCCTCAACTCCAACACCGTGGAGGAGGACCCGAAGATCGTCCGGCTGCTGTCGGACGAGCACGAGAAGGTCGTGGCGTACGTCAACCAGGTCATCGGTACGAACGCGGCGGAGATGACGTCGGCCGAGGCGCCGTACAAGGACGTGCCGATCATCGATCTGATCAACCGCATCCAGGCGGACACGGTGAAGCAGGCCCTGGCGGGCACGGAGCACGCCTCGCTGCCGGTGCTGTCGCAGGCGGCGTGCTTCTCGCGGTCCGCCCGGATCCCGGCGGGCGAGGTGACGATCCGGGACGTGGCGGGTCTGTACGTCTTCGAGAACACGCTGGAGGCACGTCTGATGACGGGTGCGCAGATGAAGGCGTACCTGGAGTTCTCGGCGAACTACTTCGTGCAGACGGCGCCGGGTGCTGCGGTGGATCCGGCGAAGCTGACGAACGCGAACGGCACGCCGGACTACAACTACGACGTGGTGAGCGGTCTGGCGTACGAGATCGACATCGCGAAGCCGGCCGGTTCGCGGGTGACGAACGTGCGGTTCGGGGGGCAGCCGCTCGCGGACGACGCGACGTTCGTGTTCGCGGTGAACAACTACCGGGCCAACGGCGGCGGCAACTTCCCGCATGTCGCCGCCGCGCAGTTGCTGTGGTCGAACTCGGAAGAGATCCGCAACACCATGATCGCCTGGGTGAAGGCGAAGGGGTCCATCGACCCGGCCGAGTTCGCGGCGGTGGACTGGAAGCTCACGCGGAACGGCACGCCCGTCTTCTAG
- a CDS encoding lysine N(6)-hydroxylase/L-ornithine N(5)-oxygenase family protein, with the protein MNPAPRPQPHDEPGPAPATAPQHPHHEPDAPRDLVGIGIGPFNLSLAALAHPLGELDTAFYEQRPAFGWHSGLLIEGATIQVPFLADLVTLADPTSPWTFLNYLRSRERLFPFYFAERLHIQRAEYDAYCRWVCENLPALHFGHQVDAVRWNPERNLFEVDFTQLDTDGEAEALGRTYTRNVVLGIGTEPYVPGPLKPLVEAPGVPVVHAADYLDHRADLLAAEHVTVVGIGQSGAEIFLDLLRGRPAGREKLHWLGRTEAFAPMEYSKLGLEHFTPDHTRYFHALPESARDRLVAGQWQLHKGIDAATIAAIHDELYRRTLHGGWPDAVLTPGVRIRTAGRVATTKVELHLEHGPQDSRSRLTTDAVVLATGYRQRPLDRILAGLDPCMRRDGQERPRIDEDYRLVLDPSVTGTVYVQNAETHTHGVGAPDLGLAAWRSANILNSLTGEEAYALPRRTAFTTFGLTQRQQVPPPREAPALTPLVDRR; encoded by the coding sequence ATGAACCCCGCGCCGCGTCCCCAGCCGCACGACGAGCCGGGCCCCGCCCCGGCCACCGCGCCCCAGCACCCGCACCACGAGCCCGACGCGCCCCGCGACCTGGTCGGCATCGGCATCGGCCCGTTCAACCTGTCCCTCGCCGCGCTCGCCCACCCGCTCGGCGAACTCGACACCGCCTTCTACGAGCAGCGCCCCGCCTTCGGCTGGCACTCCGGCCTGCTCATCGAGGGCGCCACCATCCAAGTCCCGTTCCTCGCCGACCTGGTGACCCTCGCCGACCCCACCAGCCCCTGGACCTTTCTCAACTACCTCAGGTCCCGCGAGCGGCTCTTCCCCTTCTACTTCGCCGAGCGCTTGCACATCCAGCGCGCCGAGTACGACGCCTACTGCCGCTGGGTCTGCGAGAACCTCCCGGCACTGCACTTCGGCCACCAGGTCGACGCCGTCCGCTGGAACCCCGAACGGAACCTCTTCGAAGTCGACTTCACCCAACTCGACACCGACGGAGAAGCGGAAGCCCTCGGCCGTACCTACACGCGGAACGTCGTCCTCGGCATCGGCACCGAGCCTTACGTCCCCGGCCCCCTCAAGCCCCTCGTCGAGGCCCCCGGCGTGCCCGTCGTGCACGCCGCCGACTACCTCGACCACCGCGCGGACCTCCTCGCCGCCGAGCACGTCACGGTCGTGGGCATCGGACAGTCCGGCGCCGAGATCTTCCTCGACCTGCTGCGGGGCAGGCCCGCCGGGCGCGAGAAGCTCCACTGGCTGGGCCGCACCGAGGCCTTCGCACCGATGGAGTACTCCAAGCTCGGCCTGGAGCACTTCACCCCTGACCACACCCGCTACTTCCACGCCCTGCCCGAGTCCGCCCGCGACCGGCTCGTCGCCGGGCAGTGGCAGCTGCACAAGGGCATCGACGCCGCCACCATCGCCGCCATCCACGACGAGCTGTACCGCCGCACCCTGCACGGCGGCTGGCCCGACGCCGTCCTCACCCCCGGCGTCCGGATCCGCACCGCCGGCCGCGTCGCGACGACCAAGGTGGAACTGCACCTGGAACACGGCCCGCAGGACAGCCGCTCCCGCCTCACCACCGACGCCGTCGTCCTCGCCACCGGCTACCGCCAACGCCCCCTCGACCGCATCCTCGCCGGCCTCGACCCCTGCATGCGCCGCGACGGCCAGGAGCGCCCGCGCATCGACGAGGACTACCGCCTCGTCCTCGACCCGTCCGTCACCGGCACGGTCTACGTCCAGAACGCCGAGACCCACACGCACGGCGTCGGCGCCCCGGACCTCGGCCTCGCCGCTTGGCGCAGCGCGAACATCCTCAACTCCCTGACCGGCGAAGAGGCGTACGCGCTCCCGCGCCGCACCGCCTTCACCACCTTCGGCCTCACACAACGGCAGCAGGTCCCGCCGCCCCGCGAGGCACCGGCACTGACCCCGCTCGTGGACCGAAGGTGA